One Spiribacter halobius DNA segment encodes these proteins:
- a CDS encoding bacteriorhodopsin-like, protein MDLELTFTQYNIVYNAFSFTIAAMGATTIFLFLQRGQVAQKYKGALAISGLVTLIALYHYWRIFESWGAAYTIEGGMALPTGEPFNDAYRYVDWLLTVPLLLIELILVMGLSSAETRAKATRLGLLAAIMVILGYPGEISQDAGTRWLWWFLAMIPFVWIVYELFVGLRQAIDNQPAEVRGLVSAARWITVVSWSFYPIVFIFPMIGLTGGTAYSAIQVGYSVADVVAKAFFGLFIYVICARKSELEFARSGAQQPAS, encoded by the coding sequence ATGGATCTGGAACTGACTTTCACGCAGTACAACATCGTGTACAACGCCTTCTCGTTCACCATTGCCGCGATGGGGGCGACCACCATCTTCCTCTTTCTGCAGAGGGGGCAGGTAGCACAGAAGTACAAGGGCGCACTGGCGATATCCGGGCTCGTAACCCTGATCGCGCTTTACCACTACTGGCGGATCTTCGAGAGCTGGGGGGCGGCTTACACCATCGAGGGCGGCATGGCGCTGCCCACCGGTGAGCCGTTCAACGATGCCTATCGGTATGTGGACTGGCTGCTCACCGTGCCGCTGCTCCTCATCGAGCTGATTCTGGTGATGGGGCTCAGCTCGGCGGAAACCCGCGCCAAGGCGACACGCCTGGGCCTGCTGGCGGCCATCATGGTGATCCTCGGCTATCCGGGCGAGATCTCCCAGGATGCAGGCACCCGCTGGCTGTGGTGGTTCCTCGCCATGATCCCGTTCGTCTGGATCGTCTATGAGCTCTTCGTGGGACTGCGCCAGGCCATCGACAATCAGCCGGCGGAGGTGCGTGGTCTGGTCAGCGCTGCCCGCTGGATCACCGTGGTGTCGTGGTCGTTCTATCCCATCGTGTTCATCTTCCCGATGATTGGCCTTACCGGCGGAACCGCCTACAGTGCGATTCAGGTCGGCTACTCGGTGGCCGATGTGGTCGCCAAGGCGTTCTTCGGCCTGTTCATCTACGTGATCTGCGCCCGCAAGTCGGAGCTGGAGTTCGCCCGCAGCGGAGCACAGCAGCCGGCGTCGTAG
- a CDS encoding polyprenyl synthetase family protein: protein MNVAVRESISARPAEDPDLAAIRAALENMVTGCPGHGLGQARQAAAGHLASGGQRLRARLCLDAAKGLGIPARQAIQLAVACELAHNASLVHDDICDRATERRGAPSVWAMHGTGGALCTGDWLLCRAFGALAEVIPAQRLPALLGLLSRRTADTVEGQIAELQAQGAAVCCTLSTYARLARAKSGPLFAFALEAPLTLAGHESLCRRARAAAHALALGYQLLDDLDDADTDAPEGVNAVRVLAAAGQSPAVARQRARALAHRRFRRALLLSAGLPEPVAAPLRACCRALAPAESESAEVA from the coding sequence ATGAACGTCGCGGTCAGAGAGTCGATCAGTGCCCGGCCGGCGGAGGACCCCGACCTCGCAGCCATCCGGGCCGCGCTGGAAAACATGGTGACCGGCTGCCCGGGGCACGGGCTTGGCCAGGCCCGGCAGGCGGCAGCCGGACACCTTGCGAGCGGCGGGCAACGCCTGCGGGCGCGCCTCTGCCTGGATGCCGCAAAGGGCCTCGGGATCCCGGCCCGCCAGGCGATACAGCTGGCGGTGGCCTGCGAGCTGGCCCACAACGCCTCGCTGGTCCACGACGATATCTGCGACCGGGCCACCGAGCGGCGCGGAGCGCCGAGCGTCTGGGCAATGCACGGCACGGGCGGCGCGCTCTGCACCGGCGACTGGCTCCTGTGTCGGGCCTTCGGTGCCCTGGCCGAGGTCATTCCGGCGCAGCGGCTGCCCGCCCTGCTCGGACTGCTCAGCCGGCGCACCGCGGACACCGTGGAAGGCCAGATCGCCGAGCTGCAGGCACAGGGAGCCGCGGTTTGCTGCACGCTCTCCACCTACGCCCGCCTGGCGCGAGCCAAGTCCGGGCCCCTGTTCGCATTCGCCCTGGAGGCGCCGCTGACGCTGGCCGGCCATGAGTCCTTGTGCCGGCGGGCGCGAGCCGCCGCCCACGCCCTGGCCCTCGGCTATCAGCTTCTGGACGACCTGGATGACGCCGACACGGACGCTCCGGAGGGCGTCAACGCCGTTCGCGTGCTCGCGGCCGCGGGGCAGTCCCCGGCCGTGGCGCGGCAGCGCGCCCGAGCGCTGGCGCACCGGCGCTTCCGCCGGGCGCTACTCCTCAGCGCGGGCCTGCCCGAGCCGGTGGCTGCGCCGCTGCGCGCATGCTGCCGGGCGCTGGCTCCAGCGGAGTCCGAGTCGGCGGAGGTGGCGTGA
- a CDS encoding LTA synthase family protein produces the protein MSVRPGIDAISPPLRRGLGILAILLLLRALMVAQTGVIPPLPVVLAADAATAAFLLLLAPLLRPWALRVPAVALIALGYYAGGEHIATHGTLFRVAHLHHLLDAVFVAASVEGESKAWLGLHALAALPLLALLRGPRPTLGIAGTRLGLAAMVIAGYGLAMDSHTRPASNVVLGSIAQVPGAVLAQRSPEPRQTAALEGPGKGPVLQLDADGVEPEAFFERGDVAPGEGRRHNVLLILIEGLSAAYLPAVARHHGLDPAIRLPALERTLDERGFVTYRNVLSLQRQTNRGTYALLCGDYPRITTVPAKMTEAAEADQPLDCLPSMLDAAGYRTVYIQAAPLEFMHKDRFMARAGFEVVTGLSGAAGIDDRRGASASDEAPEGWGPTDERFFPAALEQLREVARGSEPWFATLLNVGTHHPFTAQGGEPDNAEEEAVLPTPEARRKVRNRAFERMVTALDQLLEALAADSLLDETSVIIASDESGAMLRQDAEPGLLDGNFGMLAIRPADARTRERLAQRDTLVTQLDVPVTIADLVGLEASGPLLGRSLLAPDEGGPRHLVFGDTYAGRTFFLRSTGRLLACDETFLRCQSWRFEPDRVIGSLEPSDDPPFLDLAARRRLAEDTSRIRPAGPGPDETAPPP, from the coding sequence ATGAGCGTGCGGCCCGGCATCGATGCGATCTCACCGCCCCTGCGTCGGGGCCTCGGAATCCTCGCGATACTCCTGTTGCTGCGCGCGCTCATGGTCGCCCAGACCGGGGTGATTCCCCCGCTGCCGGTGGTGCTGGCCGCGGATGCCGCCACCGCCGCCTTCCTGCTGCTCCTTGCCCCGCTCCTGCGGCCATGGGCCCTGCGCGTCCCGGCGGTGGCGCTGATCGCCCTTGGCTACTACGCCGGCGGCGAGCACATCGCTACCCACGGCACCCTGTTCCGGGTGGCGCACCTGCACCATCTCCTGGACGCGGTATTCGTCGCCGCCAGTGTCGAGGGTGAATCGAAGGCCTGGCTCGGGCTGCACGCGCTGGCGGCACTGCCACTGCTGGCACTGCTGCGCGGCCCGCGGCCGACGCTCGGCATCGCCGGCACCCGCCTCGGCCTGGCCGCCATGGTGATTGCGGGCTACGGCCTGGCCATGGACAGCCATACCCGCCCGGCCAGCAACGTGGTGCTGGGGTCCATTGCCCAGGTACCCGGCGCCGTTCTGGCCCAGCGCAGCCCTGAGCCGAGGCAGACCGCGGCGCTCGAGGGCCCCGGCAAGGGCCCGGTGCTGCAACTCGATGCCGACGGGGTCGAACCGGAGGCGTTCTTCGAGCGCGGCGACGTCGCTCCCGGAGAAGGGCGGCGGCACAACGTACTGCTGATCCTCATCGAGGGCCTGTCGGCGGCCTACCTGCCGGCGGTGGCCCGCCACCACGGGCTGGACCCGGCCATTCGCCTGCCGGCGCTGGAGCGCACGCTCGACGAGCGCGGCTTCGTGACCTATCGCAATGTGCTCAGCCTGCAGCGGCAGACGAACCGCGGCACCTATGCCCTGCTCTGCGGCGACTACCCCCGCATCACGACCGTGCCGGCGAAGATGACCGAGGCTGCGGAAGCGGACCAGCCGCTGGACTGCCTGCCGTCGATGCTCGATGCCGCGGGCTACCGGACTGTCTACATCCAGGCGGCGCCACTGGAGTTCATGCACAAGGACCGCTTCATGGCCCGGGCGGGGTTCGAGGTCGTCACCGGGCTGAGTGGAGCCGCAGGCATCGACGACCGGCGCGGGGCGTCTGCCTCCGACGAGGCGCCCGAGGGCTGGGGCCCCACCGACGAACGCTTCTTTCCGGCGGCCCTGGAGCAGCTGCGCGAGGTCGCCCGTGGATCGGAGCCATGGTTCGCCACCCTGCTGAATGTCGGCACCCATCATCCGTTCACGGCCCAGGGCGGGGAGCCGGACAACGCCGAGGAGGAGGCCGTCCTGCCCACGCCGGAGGCGCGGCGAAAGGTCCGCAACCGGGCGTTCGAGCGCATGGTGACGGCACTGGATCAGCTGCTGGAGGCCCTCGCCGCCGACAGTCTCCTGGACGAGACCAGCGTTATCATCGCCTCCGATGAGTCCGGCGCCATGCTGCGCCAGGATGCGGAACCCGGGCTGCTGGACGGCAACTTCGGCATGCTGGCGATACGCCCGGCTGATGCCCGGACCCGCGAGCGGCTGGCGCAGCGTGACACCCTCGTGACCCAGCTCGACGTCCCCGTCACCATCGCCGATCTCGTGGGTCTCGAGGCATCGGGTCCGCTGCTTGGGCGCAGCCTTCTCGCGCCGGACGAGGGTGGGCCGCGGCATCTGGTTTTCGGCGACACCTACGCCGGGCGCACGTTTTTCCTCCGCTCCACGGGCCGGCTTCTCGCCTGCGACGAGACCTTTCTGCGCTGCCAGAGCTGGCGCTTCGAGCCGGATCGCGTCATCGGCAGCCTGGAGCCGAGTGACGACCCGCCCTTTCTCGATCTTGCCGCCCGACGTCGGCTCGCCGAGGACACCTCCCGCATCCGCCCGGCCGGGCCCGGGCCCGACGAGACAGCCCCACCCCCGTAA
- a CDS encoding uracil-xanthine permease family protein, with amino-acid sequence MAEDTPKGGWQRVLAGSQMLLVAFGALVLMPLITGLDPSVALFTAGLGTLLFQLVTRRSVPVFLASSFAFIAPVTYSVQTWGTPATMGALGTAGLAYIALALLVRWRGPGLIHRLMPPVVTGPVIMVIGLGLAPVAVNMAMGMTGDGGERLFPYGPSLVVSMTALLACLLMATLGRGLFRLLPILTGVVVGFLVAWPFGMVDFASVGEAPVLRVPAFTLPSFELGAILFMLPVAIAPAIEHVGDVLAISNVTGRDYVRRPGLHRTLFGDGIATSAAAVLGGPPNTTYSEVTGAVMLTRAFSPVVMTWAAVFAIGLAFLAKLGALLQSIPTPVMGGILILLFGSIAAVGLNTLVRGHVDLTRQRNLVIVSTTLVFGIGGMAIGGSEINLQGVGLCAVAAILLNLLLPGFHGETAQSRGAVPDAAGE; translated from the coding sequence ATGGCGGAAGACACGCCGAAGGGGGGCTGGCAGCGCGTGCTCGCCGGCTCGCAGATGCTGCTGGTGGCATTCGGTGCGCTGGTGCTGATGCCACTCATCACCGGGCTTGACCCGAGCGTCGCCCTGTTCACCGCCGGCCTGGGCACGCTGCTGTTCCAGCTCGTTACCCGGCGCTCGGTACCGGTGTTCCTCGCCTCATCGTTCGCCTTCATCGCGCCGGTCACCTACAGCGTGCAGACCTGGGGCACACCCGCGACCATGGGCGCGCTTGGCACCGCGGGCCTTGCGTACATCGCCCTTGCCCTGCTGGTGCGCTGGCGCGGTCCGGGACTCATCCACCGACTGATGCCGCCGGTGGTCACCGGGCCGGTGATCATGGTCATCGGTCTCGGCCTCGCCCCGGTGGCGGTCAACATGGCAATGGGAATGACCGGGGACGGCGGCGAGCGCCTCTTCCCCTACGGTCCCTCCCTCGTGGTGTCGATGACGGCGCTGCTGGCCTGCCTGCTGATGGCTACCCTCGGCCGCGGCCTTTTCCGTCTGCTGCCGATCCTCACCGGCGTCGTCGTGGGCTTTCTGGTGGCCTGGCCCTTCGGCATGGTGGATTTCGCCAGCGTCGGAGAGGCGCCTGTGCTGCGGGTCCCCGCGTTCACGCTGCCGAGCTTCGAGCTCGGGGCGATCCTGTTCATGCTGCCCGTGGCCATTGCGCCCGCCATCGAGCACGTGGGCGACGTCCTCGCGATCAGCAACGTCACCGGGCGCGACTACGTCCGCCGCCCCGGCCTGCATCGGACGCTTTTCGGCGACGGCATCGCCACCTCGGCTGCCGCGGTACTCGGCGGCCCGCCCAATACCACCTACTCCGAGGTGACCGGCGCGGTCATGCTGACCCGTGCCTTCAGTCCGGTGGTGATGACCTGGGCGGCGGTATTCGCCATCGGCCTCGCCTTCCTCGCCAAGCTCGGCGCGCTGCTGCAGAGCATCCCGACCCCGGTGATGGGCGGCATCCTGATCCTGCTGTTCGGCTCCATCGCCGCTGTCGGCCTCAATACCCTGGTGCGGGGCCACGTGGACCTCACGCGCCAGCGCAACCTCGTGATCGTCTCCACCACGCTGGTGTTCGGCATCGGCGGCATGGCCATCGGCGGCAGCGAGATCAACCTGCAGGGTGTGGGCCTGTGCGCTGTGGCGGCGATCCTGCTGAATCTCCTGCTGCCGGGTTTCCATGGCGAGACCGCGCAGAGCCGGGGAGCGGTGCCGGACGCCGCCGGCGAGTAG
- a CDS encoding DUF6164 family protein, whose amino-acid sequence MARLLLNLRHVPEDEADDIRALLDRHGFAYFETPPNRWGISVGGIWLRDEEDFEAVQTVLARYQAERAERARAAYAADRRAGRAETLLQRLRRDPLRSLALLAAVALVLYLTLMPFLTLGG is encoded by the coding sequence ATGGCTCGCCTGCTGCTGAATCTTCGCCATGTGCCCGAGGACGAGGCCGACGACATTCGCGCCCTCCTCGATCGGCATGGCTTCGCCTACTTCGAGACGCCCCCGAATCGCTGGGGCATCAGCGTCGGCGGTATCTGGCTGCGCGACGAGGAGGACTTCGAGGCCGTCCAGACCGTGCTCGCCCGCTACCAGGCCGAGCGCGCCGAGCGGGCGCGGGCCGCCTACGCGGCGGACCGGCGCGCGGGGCGTGCCGAGACCCTGCTGCAGCGCCTGCGTCGTGACCCGCTGCGCAGCCTGGCACTGCTGGCCGCCGTGGCGCTGGTGCTCTATCTGACCCTGATGCCCTTCCTGACCCTCGGGGGCTAG
- the crtI gene encoding phytoene desaturase family protein, with the protein MRALVLGGGFGGIAAALRLRARGYRVHLVDRCPRLGGRAQVFERGGYHHDAGPTVITAPFLFAELFTLFGQDLADHIEMRPLDPWYRFRFPDGALFDYGPGEARLEAEIARFEPRDVAGYRSLLAESRALFDVAFTELADQPFDRASTMLRQLPRLLQRRIDRSVWQMVCRHIRHPYLRRALSLQPLLIGGNPLQTTCIYGLIHYLERRWGIHFAMGGTGALVDALAGLLESTGVTVELGRSVERLERDGRRVTAALLDDGRRLTADAFVSNLDPLHLYGELLQPAPLAARLKARTASHSMGLFVLYFGTDRQYPEVAHHTIWLGERYEALLRDIFQRRVLPEDFSLYLHRPTATDPSFAPPGHDAWYVLAPVPNLLGGIDWAEAGPALEARIIDALQATLLPGLRDHLRAPFHMTPADFARDYNSVHGTGFSVSPLFRQSAWFRFHNRAEGLDNLYLVGAGTHPGAGLPGVLSSAKVVERLLPDTTGRSAA; encoded by the coding sequence GTGAGGGCGCTGGTCCTCGGCGGCGGCTTCGGCGGCATTGCCGCCGCGCTGCGGCTGCGCGCCCGCGGCTACCGCGTGCATCTGGTGGATCGCTGCCCACGGCTCGGCGGTCGCGCGCAGGTGTTCGAGCGTGGCGGCTACCACCACGACGCCGGGCCCACCGTGATCACCGCGCCGTTCCTGTTCGCCGAGCTCTTTACCCTGTTCGGTCAGGACCTCGCCGACCACATCGAGATGCGCCCGCTGGACCCCTGGTACCGGTTCCGCTTCCCGGACGGCGCCCTGTTCGACTACGGCCCGGGAGAGGCGCGACTGGAGGCGGAAATCGCCCGCTTCGAGCCGCGGGACGTTGCCGGCTATCGCAGTCTGCTCGCCGAATCCCGGGCGCTGTTCGACGTCGCCTTCACCGAGCTCGCGGATCAGCCCTTTGACCGCGCCAGCACCATGCTCCGTCAGCTGCCGCGGCTGCTACAGCGGCGCATCGACCGCAGCGTCTGGCAGATGGTCTGCCGGCATATCCGTCATCCCTATCTGCGGCGCGCACTGTCGCTGCAGCCACTGCTCATCGGTGGCAATCCGCTACAGACGACCTGCATCTACGGCCTCATCCACTATCTGGAGCGCCGCTGGGGCATCCACTTTGCCATGGGCGGCACCGGCGCGCTGGTGGATGCGCTGGCCGGCCTGCTCGAGTCCACCGGCGTGACCGTCGAGCTCGGGCGCAGCGTCGAGCGCCTGGAGCGGGACGGGCGACGGGTGACTGCGGCGCTGCTCGATGACGGGCGCCGCCTCACCGCCGATGCCTTCGTCTCCAACCTCGACCCGCTGCACCTCTACGGCGAGCTGCTGCAGCCCGCACCCCTTGCGGCGCGCCTCAAGGCGCGCACCGCCAGTCACTCCATGGGGCTGTTCGTGCTCTACTTCGGCACCGACCGGCAGTATCCCGAGGTCGCCCACCACACCATCTGGCTCGGCGAGCGCTACGAGGCGCTGCTGCGGGACATATTCCAGCGGCGCGTGCTGCCGGAGGACTTCTCGCTCTACCTGCACCGGCCCACGGCCACTGACCCGAGCTTTGCCCCGCCCGGGCATGACGCCTGGTACGTCCTCGCGCCGGTGCCGAACCTGCTGGGCGGCATCGACTGGGCCGAGGCCGGCCCTGCCCTGGAAGCGCGCATTATCGACGCCCTTCAGGCGACGCTGCTGCCCGGGCTGCGCGACCATCTGCGCGCGCCGTTCCACATGACGCCGGCGGACTTCGCTCGCGATTACAACAGTGTCCATGGCACAGGCTTCAGCGTGTCGCCGCTGTTTCGCCAGTCAGCCTGGTTCCGCTTTCACAACCGGGCCGAGGGCCTGGACAACCTCTATCTCGTCGGTGCCGGCACCCACCCGGGAGCCGGGCTGCCCGGCGTTCTCTCCAGCGCCAAGGTCGTGGAGCGGTTGCTCCCCGACACCACCGGGAGGAGCGCGGCATGA